The Candidatus Dechloromonas phosphoritropha genome includes a region encoding these proteins:
- a CDS encoding DUF47 family protein has translation MSSNFLPKRGEFFAFLTAHTDRVVAGANATSRLVSSLGNPAAGADQATPLIDEVNANATSADRIKDDFIQVLYEAFVTPISRDLLHTLILNLERVLSKLQTVANAISIYRIEESTSEGRAMAALAADACVRLNKAVIALSEGKEKPEDIAKLCHEIADAGAKAGQAMTAAVTRLFANEGDDDATVHALKMNRFYFAQYDVLNACKRTAQGIEEILLETA, from the coding sequence ATGTCAAGTAACTTTCTACCGAAGCGCGGTGAATTCTTCGCATTTTTGACGGCTCATACCGATCGTGTCGTGGCCGGAGCAAACGCCACATCGCGGCTGGTCAGCAGTCTCGGCAATCCCGCCGCTGGGGCCGACCAAGCCACCCCCCTGATCGACGAGGTGAATGCCAACGCGACCAGCGCTGACCGCATCAAGGACGATTTCATTCAGGTCCTCTACGAAGCCTTCGTCACCCCGATCAGTCGCGATCTGCTGCACACGCTGATTCTCAATCTGGAGAGGGTGCTCAGCAAGCTGCAGACCGTTGCTAATGCCATAAGCATTTACCGCATCGAGGAATCGACGAGCGAAGGCCGCGCCATGGCGGCACTGGCGGCCGATGCCTGCGTGCGCCTGAACAAGGCGGTAATTGCCTTGAGCGAAGGCAAGGAAAAGCCGGAAGACATCGCCAAACTCTGCCATGAAATCGCCGACGCCGGGGCCAAGGCCGGACAGGCGATGACTGCGGCGGTGACCCGGCTATTCGCGAACGAAGGCGACGACGACGCTACGGTGCACGCGTTGAAGATGAACCGCTTCTATTTCGCGCAGTACGACGTGCTGAATGCCTGCAAGCGCACAGCCCAAGGTATCGAGGAAATACTGCTCGAAACTGCCTGA
- a CDS encoding oxygen-independent coproporphyrinogen III oxidase-like protein yields the protein MARSIPIFAQKPASTATALEFRVSPPLALYVHVPWCVRKCPYCDFNSHEADGAIPERQYVDALIADLQSALPLIWGRPVVSVFFGGGTPSLLSPAAIDELLAAFRALAMLSPEAEVTLEANPGTVEAEKFAGFRAAGVNRLSLGIQSFNDEHLKALGRIHDAAEAKRAARLAGDHFASFNLDLMYGLPGQKHEQALTDLDIALAFSPAHLSCYQLTLEPNTRFAAFPPALPEDDLCADMQEAIETRLDRAGYVNYETSAFALPGRQCRHNLNYWHFGDYLGIGAGAHSKLTLHDRVLRQIRWKHPAAYLENVRSGLPVQETHEVAVSQLPVEFLMNALRLTAGFQPALFEARTAQPFSRILPQLRAAAADGLVDIGRERIAPTPRGRRFLNVLLGRFLDEDRAS from the coding sequence TTGGCCCGCAGCATCCCCATTTTTGCCCAAAAACCGGCGTCGACCGCAACAGCCCTCGAATTCCGCGTTTCGCCGCCGCTCGCGCTCTACGTGCACGTCCCGTGGTGCGTGCGCAAGTGTCCGTACTGCGACTTCAACTCGCACGAGGCCGATGGCGCGATTCCCGAACGGCAATATGTCGACGCGCTGATCGCCGACCTGCAATCCGCCCTGCCGCTGATCTGGGGACGGCCTGTGGTCAGCGTCTTCTTCGGTGGTGGCACCCCCAGCCTGCTGTCGCCCGCCGCCATCGACGAACTGCTTGCCGCCTTCCGGGCGCTGGCCATGCTGTCGCCGGAAGCGGAGGTCACGCTGGAAGCGAACCCGGGAACGGTCGAGGCGGAGAAGTTCGCCGGCTTTCGCGCCGCTGGTGTCAACCGCCTCTCGCTCGGCATCCAGAGCTTCAATGACGAGCACCTCAAGGCGCTCGGCCGCATCCACGACGCCGCCGAAGCCAAGCGCGCCGCGCGACTCGCGGGCGACCATTTCGCCTCGTTCAACCTCGACCTGATGTACGGCCTGCCGGGCCAAAAGCACGAGCAAGCACTCACTGACCTCGATATCGCGCTGGCCTTTTCGCCGGCACACCTGTCGTGCTACCAGTTAACCCTGGAGCCCAACACCCGCTTCGCCGCCTTCCCGCCGGCATTGCCGGAAGACGATCTGTGCGCCGACATGCAGGAGGCCATCGAAACCCGGCTGGATCGCGCCGGCTACGTCAATTATGAAACCTCGGCCTTCGCCCTGCCTGGCCGGCAATGTAGACACAATCTCAACTACTGGCATTTCGGCGACTATCTCGGGATCGGCGCCGGCGCCCATTCCAAGCTGACGTTGCACGACCGCGTACTGCGCCAGATACGCTGGAAGCACCCGGCCGCCTACCTTGAGAACGTGCGTAGCGGCTTGCCGGTGCAGGAAACGCACGAGGTTGCCGTCAGCCAGCTTCCGGTCGAGTTCCTGATGAATGCGCTGCGCCTCACCGCCGGCTTTCAGCCCGCGCTCTTCGAAGCACGGACGGCGCAGCCGTTCAGCCGCATCCTGCCGCAACTGCGGGCCGCCGCCGCTGACGGCCTGGTCGACATCGGCCGCGAGCGCATCGCCCCAACGCCGCGCGGGCGGCGTTTTCTCAACGTGCTTCTCGGACGTTTTCTCGATGAGGACCGGGCGAGCTGA
- the rph gene encoding ribonuclease PH codes for MRPSERLPDQIRPIRLTRNFTRHAEGSVLVEMGDTRVLCTASVEENVPPFLRGKGQGWVTAEYGMLPRATHTRTAREAARGKQSGRTQEIQRLIGRSLRAVTDLKALGERQITLDCDVLQADGGTRCASITGAWVALYEACEKLVGAGKLAANPVRDHVAAVSVGIYKGSPVLDLDYPEDSACDTDMNVVMTGAGGIVEVQGTAEGTPFTRSQMNTLTDLAEAGIRQLVTAQQRALAT; via the coding sequence ATGCGCCCCAGCGAACGACTACCCGACCAGATCCGTCCCATCCGTCTGACCCGCAACTTCACTCGCCACGCTGAAGGTTCGGTGCTGGTCGAAATGGGCGACACCCGCGTCTTGTGCACCGCCAGCGTCGAGGAAAACGTGCCGCCCTTCCTGCGCGGCAAGGGCCAGGGCTGGGTCACTGCCGAATACGGCATGCTGCCGCGCGCGACGCATACGCGCACCGCGCGCGAAGCGGCCAGGGGCAAGCAAAGCGGCCGCACCCAGGAAATCCAGCGCCTGATCGGCCGCAGCCTGCGTGCGGTGACCGACCTGAAAGCACTCGGCGAACGCCAGATCACGCTCGATTGCGATGTCCTGCAGGCCGATGGCGGCACGCGCTGCGCCTCGATCACCGGTGCCTGGGTCGCCCTTTACGAGGCCTGCGAGAAGCTGGTCGGTGCCGGCAAGCTGGCGGCCAACCCGGTACGTGACCACGTTGCCGCCGTCTCGGTCGGCATCTACAAGGGCAGTCCGGTGCTTGATCTCGACTATCCGGAAGACTCCGCCTGCGATACCGACATGAATGTCGTCATGACCGGCGCCGGTGGCATTGTCGAAGTTCAGGGCACCGCCGAAGGCACGCCGTTCACCCGGTCGCAGATGAACACCCTGACCGACCTCGCCGAAGCCGGCATCCGGCAACTTGTCACCGCCCAGCAGAGAGCACTCGCCACATGA
- a CDS encoding SIMPL domain-containing protein (The SIMPL domain is named for its presence in mouse protein SIMPL (signalling molecule that associates with mouse pelle-like kinase). Bacterial member BP26, from Brucella, was shown to assemble into a channel-like structure, while YggE from E. coli has been associated with resistance to oxidative stress.): protein MRKACLALLTGALLCTTAGAATTVDLTAEASRPAANDMVRATVFAEASGNNPAELARRVNQEIAEGLKVIKAKPGITVKSGRQSTFPVYGQNQKIDSWRIHSELILESRDVAAVSELLGQLQQMRLAVSGVNQLPTPETRRKVEDEATRDAIAAFRQRAAVVAEVLGKPYVIRHLSVQQSGQLPPMPMLRARRAMADEAAAPIPLEAGESLVTTTVSGQIEVAD, encoded by the coding sequence ATGCGCAAAGCCTGCCTCGCACTACTGACCGGTGCGCTGCTATGCACGACAGCCGGCGCCGCCACCACCGTCGACCTGACGGCCGAAGCGAGTCGCCCGGCAGCCAACGACATGGTACGCGCCACCGTGTTCGCCGAGGCGAGTGGTAACAACCCGGCCGAACTGGCGCGCCGCGTCAATCAGGAGATTGCCGAAGGACTGAAGGTCATCAAGGCCAAGCCCGGCATAACGGTCAAGAGCGGCCGCCAGAGCACTTTCCCGGTCTATGGCCAGAACCAGAAGATCGACAGCTGGCGCATTCACTCCGAGTTGATTCTCGAATCGCGCGACGTGGCAGCAGTTTCCGAACTGCTCGGCCAGTTGCAGCAGATGCGGCTGGCGGTCAGCGGCGTCAACCAGTTACCGACACCGGAAACACGCCGCAAGGTGGAAGACGAAGCGACGCGCGATGCCATCGCTGCTTTTCGCCAGCGTGCCGCAGTGGTCGCCGAGGTTCTCGGCAAGCCATACGTGATTCGCCACCTCAGCGTCCAGCAAAGCGGCCAGTTGCCGCCGATGCCGATGTTGCGCGCCAGGCGCGCGATGGCCGACGAGGCAGCGGCACCGATTCCGCTGGAGGCCGGTGAAAGCCTGGTGACGACGACAGTCAGCGGCCAGATCGAAGTGGCCGACTGA
- a CDS encoding serine/threonine-protein phosphatase, giving the protein MRFTIYQDSRQGGRANNEDRTTYCYSREALLMVVADGMGGHHYGEIASQIAVQTMADSFQREARPSLDDPFRFLQKGLTNAHHAILDYTARHRLRDTPRTTCVACVIQDNVACWVHAGDSRLFQMRGGKVIARTRDHSRVRLLIEEGVLSETQAALHPERNKIYSCLGSPTLPEIEFSRKTPLNHGDILLLCSDGLWGEVSGEEMAVALKGANLVHAMPMLLTRAEVKGGTHADNLSVVVVRWEDAYVEEPSSSISTRTMKYNEVATHMEEFGRDPAHKTDLSEDEIEKAIEEIRSTIEKFNPRKPGQ; this is encoded by the coding sequence ATGAGATTCACGATCTACCAGGACAGCCGCCAGGGAGGGCGCGCCAACAACGAGGACCGGACCACCTACTGCTACTCGCGCGAAGCGCTCCTGATGGTGGTGGCCGACGGGATGGGAGGTCATCACTATGGCGAGATCGCCTCCCAGATCGCCGTGCAGACCATGGCCGACAGCTTCCAGCGTGAGGCACGGCCGTCCCTTGATGACCCGTTCCGCTTCCTGCAGAAGGGCCTGACCAACGCCCATCATGCCATTCTCGACTATACGGCGCGCCATCGTCTGCGTGACACGCCGCGCACCACCTGCGTCGCCTGCGTCATCCAGGACAACGTGGCCTGCTGGGTGCACGCCGGCGACTCGCGGCTGTTCCAGATGCGCGGCGGCAAGGTGATCGCCCGGACGCGGGATCATTCGCGGGTCCGCTTGCTGATCGAGGAAGGCGTGCTATCCGAAACGCAAGCGGCGCTCCACCCCGAACGCAACAAAATATACAGCTGCCTGGGCAGCCCCACGTTGCCGGAAATCGAATTCTCGCGCAAGACTCCGCTCAATCACGGGGACATTCTGCTGCTCTGCAGCGATGGGTTGTGGGGCGAGGTCAGCGGCGAGGAGATGGCCGTCGCCCTCAAGGGCGCCAATCTGGTGCATGCCATGCCGATGCTGCTGACCCGGGCCGAGGTCAAGGGCGGCACGCACGCCGACAACCTTTCGGTGGTGGTCGTGCGCTGGGAAGACGCCTATGTCGAGGAGCCAAGCAGCAGCATCTCGACCCGGACCATGAAATACAACGAGGTTGCCACGCACATGGAGGAATTCGGCCGCGATCCTGCACACAAGACCGATCTCAGCGAAGACGAAATCGAGAAGGCGATCGAGGAGATTCGTTCCACTATCGAGAAGTTCAACCCGAGGAAACCAGGACAATGA
- a CDS encoding DUF47 family protein: MNAEASKGSTKKSLGKRVVERVFPKVPNFFVLLAEQSAVVAVTAGLLVEYMGSSSPEVAKRIIASEQEGDRIKVNNLTLLNEAFSTPIDREDLHRAIINLDEIINSCMTTVVDMDADLLSVKADKHCIEMAAYLKEGAEAIALGYGRLGTEPKAGRADADRAEKAVKKFTKSYRRALAELFSDNDFHNIFRRKEIYTQLSHAALRMNVCNSTLLDIVVKLT; the protein is encoded by the coding sequence ATGAACGCCGAAGCAAGCAAAGGCAGCACCAAGAAATCTCTCGGCAAGCGGGTTGTCGAGCGCGTATTCCCCAAGGTTCCGAATTTCTTCGTCCTGCTCGCCGAACAGAGCGCCGTTGTCGCGGTCACCGCCGGCCTGCTGGTCGAGTACATGGGCTCGAGCAGCCCGGAGGTCGCCAAAAGGATTATCGCGTCCGAGCAGGAGGGGGACCGGATCAAGGTCAACAACCTGACGCTGCTCAACGAAGCCTTCTCGACTCCGATCGACCGCGAGGACCTGCACCGCGCCATCATCAATCTCGACGAGATCATCAACAGTTGCATGACGACCGTCGTCGATATGGACGCCGATCTCCTCAGCGTCAAGGCCGACAAGCACTGCATCGAGATGGCAGCTTACCTGAAGGAAGGCGCCGAGGCGATTGCCTTGGGTTACGGGCGCCTCGGGACCGAACCAAAAGCCGGCCGTGCCGACGCCGACAGGGCTGAAAAGGCCGTCAAGAAGTTCACGAAATCGTACCGGCGCGCCCTCGCCGAGTTGTTTTCAGACAACGACTTCCACAACATCTTCCGGCGCAAGGAAATCTATACCCAGTTGTCACATGCGGCCTTGCGCATGAACGTCTGTAACAGCACGCTGCTCGATATCGTCGTCAAGCTGACCTGA
- a CDS encoding DUF47 family protein, which produces MLSSLMPQRKEFYVLLAALSDRVVAGANATLRLLNGLGNNAEDVPTLVAEVSLLEQAGDKIKAEVITLLHRSFTTPINRDQIHALVNELDVVLNALEDVARAVAMYNIKESTGEARELASLGADACMRLNRAVAGLGEKSRRPEVIGFCKEIDEIESKADRVHRKAITSLFDGSGTAWNAVKMSRFYALQEVVLDSCEEAAKTIEEILIENS; this is translated from the coding sequence ATGCTCAGCAGTCTCATGCCTCAACGCAAGGAATTCTATGTGCTCCTTGCCGCGCTTTCCGATCGTGTCGTCGCTGGCGCCAACGCGACCTTGCGCCTGTTGAATGGTCTCGGCAACAACGCCGAGGATGTTCCGACGCTGGTCGCCGAAGTCAGCCTGCTCGAGCAGGCCGGCGACAAGATCAAGGCCGAAGTGATCACCTTGCTGCACCGTTCGTTCACCACGCCGATCAACCGCGATCAGATTCATGCGCTGGTCAATGAACTGGACGTCGTGCTCAATGCTCTCGAGGACGTCGCCAGGGCGGTGGCAATGTACAACATCAAGGAATCCACCGGCGAGGCGCGCGAACTGGCCTCGCTCGGGGCCGACGCCTGCATGCGCCTGAACCGGGCCGTGGCCGGCCTCGGAGAAAAGAGCCGCCGTCCGGAAGTCATCGGCTTCTGCAAGGAAATCGATGAAATCGAATCGAAGGCTGACCGTGTGCACCGCAAGGCCATCACCAGCCTGTTCGACGGCAGCGGCACGGCGTGGAACGCAGTCAAGATGAGCAGGTTCTACGCCCTGCAGGAAGTGGTTCTGGACTCTTGCGAAGAGGCGGCCAAGACCATCGAAGAAATCCTGATCGAAAATTCCTGA
- a CDS encoding serine/threonine protein kinase, translating into MAQQANHALPDGFQIEEYTITRQLSLGGFSIVYLATDTDDNRVAIKEYLPNSLALRDQGEIKPLITPEHQGAFRYGMKCFFEEGRALARLSHPNVIRVLNFFRGNDTVYMVMEYERGRTLQEYIQTHRGEVTERFIRGVFTRLLNGLREVHSHKLLHLDLKPSNIYLRADNTPVLIDFGAARQTLASDEPMLKPMYTPGFASPEHYGSRKDLGPWSDIYSVGASMYACIAGSSPQAANERYKSDTLAPAMMLWEGQYSDRLLEIIDWCLNLNHFYRPQSVFALQRALIDTEAPPVPDETRNWLNRFVGNYKKDDR; encoded by the coding sequence ATGGCGCAACAAGCCAACCACGCGTTACCCGATGGCTTCCAGATCGAGGAATACACGATTACCCGCCAACTTTCGCTCGGCGGTTTTTCGATCGTCTATCTGGCGACGGATACGGATGACAATCGCGTCGCGATCAAGGAATATCTTCCCAACAGCCTCGCCTTGCGTGATCAGGGGGAAATCAAGCCGCTGATCACGCCCGAGCATCAGGGCGCGTTTCGCTATGGGATGAAGTGTTTTTTCGAGGAAGGTCGCGCCTTGGCCCGCCTTTCCCACCCCAATGTCATTCGCGTGCTCAACTTCTTCCGCGGCAACGACACGGTATACATGGTCATGGAATACGAACGTGGCCGCACGCTGCAGGAATACATCCAGACGCACCGTGGCGAGGTCACCGAGCGTTTCATTCGTGGAGTGTTCACCCGACTGCTCAACGGCTTGCGCGAGGTGCATTCGCACAAGCTGCTGCATCTCGACCTCAAGCCGTCTAACATCTATCTGCGCGCTGACAACACGCCGGTGCTGATCGACTTCGGCGCCGCCAGGCAGACGCTGGCATCCGATGAGCCGATGCTCAAACCGATGTACACCCCCGGTTTCGCGTCGCCGGAACATTACGGGTCGCGCAAGGATCTCGGTCCGTGGAGCGACATCTACAGCGTTGGCGCATCGATGTACGCGTGCATCGCCGGCAGTTCCCCGCAGGCCGCCAACGAGCGTTACAAGAGCGACACCCTGGCGCCTGCCATGATGCTCTGGGAGGGCCAATATTCTGACCGCTTGCTGGAAATCATCGACTGGTGCCTCAACCTCAACCATTTCTACCGCCCGCAGAGCGTCTTCGCGCTGCAGAGGGCGCTGATCGATACGGAGGCGCCACCCGTTCCCGACGAAACGCGCAACTGGCTCAACCGCTTTGTCGGCAATTACAAGAAAGATGACCGATGA
- the rdgB gene encoding RdgB/HAM1 family non-canonical purine NTP pyrophosphatase has product MKKIVLASNNAKKMNELNALLAPLGFEIIAQGQLGIPEAEEPHCTFVENALAKARHAAKLSGLPALADDSGLCVAALGGAPGVHSARYAGEPKSDARNNERLLADLDGHGNRAAHFVSVIVLVRHDDDPQPLIAEGEWHGEILPAPRGASGFGYDPLFYVREFDRSAAELDAATKNRLSHRGQAMQKLIDRLPTL; this is encoded by the coding sequence ATGAAGAAGATCGTCCTCGCCTCCAACAATGCCAAGAAGATGAACGAGTTGAACGCCCTGCTGGCGCCGCTCGGTTTCGAAATCATCGCCCAGGGCCAGCTCGGCATTCCGGAAGCCGAGGAGCCGCACTGCACCTTCGTCGAAAATGCGCTGGCCAAGGCCCGTCACGCCGCGAAACTGTCCGGCCTGCCGGCGCTGGCCGACGATTCAGGACTCTGCGTCGCCGCGCTCGGCGGGGCGCCCGGCGTCCATTCAGCCCGCTACGCTGGCGAGCCGAAATCGGATGCGCGCAATAACGAAAGGCTGCTTGCCGATCTCGACGGGCACGGCAATCGCGCTGCTCACTTCGTCTCGGTCATCGTTCTCGTTCGCCATGACGACGACCCCCAGCCACTGATTGCCGAGGGCGAATGGCATGGCGAGATCCTGCCCGCGCCGCGCGGCGCGAGCGGCTTCGGCTATGACCCGCTGTTCTATGTGCGGGAGTTCGACCGTTCCGCCGCCGAACTCGACGCCGCCACCAAGAACCGCCTGTCGCATCGCGGCCAGGCCATGCAGAAGCTCATCGACCGCCTGCCGACGCTGTAA
- a CDS encoding DUF937 domain-containing protein, with translation MSLLDQVVGALAGGNSSGGGSLLQTVLQLVNNPQTGGLEGIIRSFQQGGLGDIVNSWVANGQNLPVSGEQIESVLGGSVLHDLAAQLGVSPQQASGSLAGVLPQLIDQMTPNGEVPQGGDLLSQGLGLLKKGGLFG, from the coding sequence ATGAGCCTTCTCGATCAGGTTGTCGGCGCGCTCGCCGGCGGCAACTCCAGCGGCGGCGGCAGCTTGCTGCAGACCGTGCTGCAACTCGTCAACAACCCGCAGACCGGCGGCCTGGAAGGCATCATCCGGTCGTTCCAGCAGGGCGGGCTCGGCGATATCGTCAATTCGTGGGTGGCGAATGGCCAGAATCTGCCGGTTTCGGGAGAGCAGATCGAGAGCGTGCTGGGCGGCTCCGTGCTGCACGATCTCGCCGCGCAACTCGGCGTCAGCCCGCAGCAGGCTTCCGGCAGCCTGGCCGGCGTTCTGCCGCAACTGATCGACCAGATGACGCCGAATGGCGAGGTGCCCCAGGGTGGCGATCTGCTGAGCCAGGGGCTGGGCCTGCTGAAGAAGGGCGGGTTGTTCGGCTAG
- a CDS encoding inorganic phosphate transporter, translated as METLNMSIWTLGMIIAVALAFDFMNGFHDGANSIATVVATGALTPKQAVLFAAALNFAALFVFHLKVAATIGKGTVDPSFVDYYVIFGAMMGALAWNIITWYYGIPSSSSHALVGGLVGATVAKAGSGAPIIWDGFGKILAFIIISPLVGFIIGGLLMVVMAWIFRKHTPHEASKWFRSGQLLAAGLYSLAHGGNDAQKTIGIIWLLLITAGVATTDVDSLPMWVVYSCYGAIAWGTYLGGWRIIKTMGSKITKLNSVSGSCASMGGAITLGLATFGGIPVSTTHTITGSIIGVGAASDVKAVRWAITANLMVAWALTIPASGLLAALFWYLGKGFL; from the coding sequence ATGGAAACTCTGAACATGAGCATCTGGACGCTGGGGATGATCATCGCTGTGGCTTTGGCCTTCGACTTCATGAACGGGTTTCATGACGGCGCCAATTCCATCGCGACGGTCGTCGCCACCGGCGCCCTGACTCCCAAGCAGGCGGTGCTGTTCGCCGCAGCCTTGAACTTTGCCGCACTTTTCGTTTTTCATCTCAAGGTCGCGGCGACCATCGGCAAGGGGACAGTTGACCCGAGCTTCGTTGATTACTATGTCATTTTCGGTGCCATGATGGGGGCGCTCGCCTGGAACATCATCACCTGGTACTACGGCATTCCCTCTTCGTCCTCGCATGCGCTGGTCGGCGGCCTGGTCGGTGCCACGGTGGCAAAGGCCGGCTCGGGTGCGCCGATCATCTGGGACGGTTTCGGCAAGATCCTGGCGTTCATCATCATATCGCCGCTCGTCGGCTTCATCATCGGTGGTCTGTTGATGGTTGTAATGGCCTGGATTTTCCGCAAGCATACACCGCACGAGGCGAGCAAGTGGTTCCGCAGCGGGCAGTTGCTGGCGGCGGGACTGTACAGTCTGGCCCATGGCGGCAATGATGCGCAGAAGACGATCGGCATCATCTGGCTGCTGCTGATCACCGCCGGTGTCGCGACGACGGATGTCGACAGCCTGCCGATGTGGGTCGTCTATTCGTGCTACGGCGCCATCGCCTGGGGCACCTATCTCGGCGGCTGGCGTATCATCAAGACCATGGGTTCCAAGATCACCAAGCTCAATTCGGTGAGCGGCTCGTGCGCCTCGATGGGCGGCGCAATTACCCTCGGTCTCGCGACCTTCGGCGGTATCCCGGTATCCACCACCCACACCATCACCGGCTCGATCATCGGCGTCGGCGCGGCTTCGGATGTCAAGGCGGTGCGCTGGGCGATCACCGCCAACCTTATGGTGGCGTGGGCACTCACGATCCCGGCGTCCGGCCTCCTTGCCGCGCTCTTCTGGTACCTGGGCAAGGGCTTCCTCTGA
- a CDS encoding inorganic phosphate transporter: MSALLILTIVTIVIVLFFDYTNGFHDAANIVATIIASRAMTPAQAVIIVGTFEFLGPLLGGTAVANTIGKFVTLSDVQTILSLGILMSGLVGAIVWNLGTWYFGIPSSSSHALVGGLIGAVVVSVGLDHVVWGFSELMHGKLTGIVKVIASLILSPLLGFWVGFVMLRLFKFALTAATPSANKGLRYAQYVTSAALAFSHGANDAQKSMGMLTLALLLGGFIDKFEVPFWVMLACATAITLGILSGGWRIVRTLGFSIYRVRPVHALSSQLTSALIIMSASIFGAPVSTTHVVATSIMGIGAAERPKSVRWKKAKDIGITWVITIPGSALVAIITFALINLFIGKV; this comes from the coding sequence ATGAGTGCGTTACTGATTCTGACGATTGTGACGATTGTGATCGTCCTTTTCTTTGACTATACCAACGGCTTTCACGATGCCGCCAACATCGTCGCGACGATCATCGCGTCGCGCGCGATGACGCCGGCGCAGGCGGTGATCATCGTTGGCACCTTCGAGTTTCTCGGCCCGCTGCTCGGCGGGACGGCGGTCGCCAACACCATCGGCAAGTTCGTCACCCTGAGTGACGTCCAGACGATTCTGTCGCTGGGGATCCTGATGAGCGGTCTGGTGGGGGCCATCGTCTGGAATCTCGGCACCTGGTATTTCGGTATTCCGTCATCGTCTTCGCATGCGCTGGTCGGCGGCCTGATTGGTGCCGTCGTCGTCTCCGTCGGCTTGGACCATGTGGTCTGGGGTTTCTCGGAGTTGATGCACGGCAAGCTGACCGGCATCGTGAAGGTTATTGCCTCGCTGATCCTGTCGCCCCTGCTCGGGTTCTGGGTCGGCTTCGTCATGCTTCGCCTGTTCAAGTTCGCGCTGACGGCGGCGACGCCCTCAGCCAACAAGGGCCTGCGTTATGCCCAGTACGTCACTTCCGCAGCCCTCGCCTTCTCGCACGGCGCCAATGATGCGCAGAAGAGCATGGGCATGCTGACCCTGGCCCTGCTGCTCGGCGGTTTCATCGACAAGTTCGAGGTTCCCTTCTGGGTCATGCTGGCTTGCGCCACCGCGATCACCCTCGGCATTCTCTCAGGCGGCTGGCGCATCGTCCGCACCCTTGGCTTCTCGATCTACCGCGTCCGCCCGGTCCACGCCCTCAGTTCGCAACTGACGTCGGCGCTGATCATCATGTCCGCGTCGATTTTCGGCGCGCCGGTGTCGACCACCCACGTCGTCGCCACGTCGATCATGGGCATCGGCGCCGCCGAGCGTCCGAAGTCGGTGCGCTGGAAGAAAGCCAAGGATATTGGCATCACCTGGGTGATCACGATTCCCGGGTCTGCCCTGGTTGCAATCATTACATTCGCATTGATCAATCTCTTCATCGGAAAGGTTTAA